In Lentibacillus amyloliquefaciens, one DNA window encodes the following:
- the fabD gene encoding ACP S-malonyltransferase has translation MKRVAFLFPGQGSQAVGMGKAFYDEYADVKKRFQKADQLLGIELTQLMFEGPKEKLTETENTQPALLLAGIAVQTLLQKENIQPVMAAGHSLGEYSALVAAGALPFEEALPLVAKRGKLMEEAFPKGKGTMAAVLGMNQSDIEQTLQHLNADEVVDIANLNCPGQIVISGSKEGIDNAVALLKENGAKRVMPLNVSGPFHSRLMKSANEQFAKELDHITFDDARIPVYANVTAEPVTEKSSIKDLLIRQLYSPVRFEESVRNMLDEKVDAFVELGTGKVLSGLVRKIDRKAKTFAIQDPDSLNEFLTWYREES, from the coding sequence ATGAAGCGAGTGGCGTTTTTATTTCCCGGACAGGGGTCACAAGCAGTTGGTATGGGAAAAGCCTTTTATGACGAATATGCTGATGTTAAAAAACGATTTCAAAAGGCAGATCAGCTTTTGGGAATAGAACTGACACAACTGATGTTTGAAGGACCAAAAGAAAAACTGACCGAGACAGAAAATACTCAGCCCGCATTATTACTCGCTGGTATTGCTGTTCAGACATTGCTTCAAAAGGAAAACATCCAGCCTGTAATGGCAGCAGGTCACAGTCTTGGTGAATACAGTGCATTAGTGGCTGCCGGAGCACTTCCGTTCGAAGAAGCATTGCCTTTAGTGGCAAAACGCGGAAAGTTAATGGAAGAAGCTTTTCCAAAAGGTAAAGGGACGATGGCTGCTGTTCTGGGCATGAACCAGTCGGACATTGAACAGACACTCCAGCATTTAAATGCCGATGAAGTTGTTGATATTGCCAACCTGAACTGTCCGGGCCAGATTGTCATTTCCGGGTCAAAAGAGGGGATTGATAACGCTGTCGCGCTTTTAAAAGAAAATGGCGCCAAACGGGTGATGCCACTGAATGTGAGCGGACCGTTCCATTCAAGACTGATGAAGTCGGCCAATGAGCAATTTGCAAAAGAACTGGATCATATAACATTCGATGATGCGCGCATTCCGGTTTATGCCAATGTAACAGCTGAACCTGTCACAGAAAAAAGCAGCATTAAAGATTTGCTGATCAGACAGCTATATTCACCCGTTCGCTTTGAAGAATCAGTCCGCAATATGTTAGACGAGAAAGTGGATGCCTTTGTTGAGCTTGGAACAGGTAAAGTCTTAAGCGGGCTTGTCCGGAAAATTGACCGCAAAGCCAAAACATTCGCTATACAAGACCCGGATTCATTGAATGAATTTCTAACATGGTATAGGGAGGAATCCTAA
- the fabG gene encoding 3-oxoacyl-[acyl-carrier-protein] reductase: MLAGKSALVTGASRGIGRAIALELAEKGANVAVNYAGSEDKAQTVVEEIKQFGVQSFKVQANVADEKEAKAMVKEVVNEFDSLDILVNNAGINRDNLIMRMKEDEFDQVIDTNLKGVFQCIKAVSRQMMKQKGGRIINVSSIIGVSGNAGQANYTAAKAGVIGLTKSTAKEFASRNILVNAVAPGFISTDMTDALTDEQKDGMLSMIPLEKLGEPEDVARVVRFLASDDAKYITGQTINIDGGMVM, translated from the coding sequence ATGCTTGCAGGTAAAAGTGCGTTAGTCACTGGTGCTTCACGCGGCATCGGTCGCGCAATAGCGCTTGAACTGGCCGAAAAGGGAGCAAATGTAGCTGTCAATTACGCAGGGAGTGAAGACAAAGCGCAAACTGTTGTTGAAGAAATAAAGCAATTCGGTGTACAATCGTTTAAGGTACAGGCAAACGTGGCAGATGAAAAAGAAGCCAAAGCTATGGTGAAAGAAGTTGTCAACGAATTTGACAGTCTCGATATTTTAGTGAATAATGCGGGTATCAACCGGGATAATTTAATAATGCGGATGAAGGAAGATGAGTTTGATCAGGTCATTGATACCAACTTAAAAGGCGTCTTTCAATGCATTAAAGCCGTTTCAAGACAAATGATGAAACAAAAAGGCGGCCGCATTATTAATGTGTCATCGATCATCGGTGTCAGCGGTAATGCCGGTCAGGCGAACTATACAGCTGCAAAAGCGGGTGTAATCGGTTTGACGAAATCAACTGCGAAGGAATTTGCCTCTCGCAATATTCTTGTTAATGCAGTTGCACCAGGTTTTATTTCAACCGATATGACCGATGCACTTACTGATGAACAGAAAGATGGCATGCTTTCAATGATACCGCTGGAAAAATTGGGTGAGCCGGAGGATGTTGCACGTGTTGTCCGCTTCCTTGCCTCTGATGACGCGAAATATATCACAGGGCAGACCATCAACATTGACGGCGGCATGGTTATGTAA